A portion of the Manihot esculenta cultivar AM560-2 chromosome 2, M.esculenta_v8, whole genome shotgun sequence genome contains these proteins:
- the LOC110609784 gene encoding probably inactive leucine-rich repeat receptor-like protein kinase At5g48380 — protein MSLIARPPVRVFLQMLLLGTFVSGQADHISDINCLKSISESLEDPYDNLKSWSFSSSSICNFLGVVCWNEFQNDVFSLDLSYLGLNGKFPRGVGNCTRLTALDLSNNNLSGHLPSDIEEILQFVTFLDLSSNNFSGEIPPGIADCVYLNGLRLENNQLTGQIPWQLGRLTRIKIFSVAHNLLSGPVPDFVNLNVTSDCYKNNTGLCGEPLKPCKELQVWKIFPETESPFRYAFGVGFEFSVLSVLVFLFSYSAGLVYFGRKGSKEREYVAYSKLTNVKHLQQASNKIPVLESLVTRMNFEELSVAANNFSKNNIIGMGKMGAVYKATVSNGNWFLAIKRIPNSQNFDHEFFSEVMALGRLKHPNIVRLLGFSSKDKEKLLVYKYEPNGSLYERLHSMKGETQTMEWPVRVKIAVGLARGLAWLHHNHYLPTAHLNVSSKCILLNPKFEPKLSNFTGAIFFNANNTKVAKSKTCELGHMKKDVYSFGVVLLELITGKKPSETNDSRNPERTSDVCYDLDEVVDKSLIWKEFDGEIIQLLRIACDCVQPLPDERPTMVQVYKTLRAMGEKYGLSDDSQTSTLLIFEMDPWRLQVK, from the exons ATGTCCCTTATTGCAAGACCTCCTGTTAGGGTCTTCCTCCAGATGTTATTATTGGGTACTTTTGTCTCAGGCCAAGCTGATCACATCAGTGATATCAATTGCTTGAAGTCCATATCAGAATCTTTGGAAGACCCTTATGATAATTTGAAATCATGGAGTTTCAGCAGCAGCAGCATTTGTAACTTTCTGGGAGTTGTTTGCTGGAATGAGTTTCAAAACGATGTGTTTAGTCTCGATCTTTCTTACTTGGGGCTTAACGGAAAGTTCCCTCGAGGCGTAGGTAACTGTACTAGATTAACAGCATTAGACCTCTCTAACAACAATCTTTCAGGTCATCTTCCATCTGATATTGAAGAAATCTTACAGTTCGTGACATTTCTTGATCTATCCTCCAACAATTTCAGCGGTGAAATCCCACCTGGAATTGCCGATTGTGTTTATCTAAATGGTTTGAGACTTGAAAACAACCAGCTCACAGGTCAAATACCATGGCAACTTGGAAGGCTCACTAGGATTAAGATATTCAGTGTTGCTCACAATCTGTTATCAGGTCCTGTCCCTGATTTTGTTAATCTCAATGTTACAAGTGATTGTTATAAAAATAACACTGGACTTTGTGGGGAGCCATTGAAACCCTGCAAAGAGCTGCAAGTCTGGAAAATTTTTCCTGAAACTGAAAGTCCATTCAGATATGCGTTTGGGGTTGGCTTTGAGTTTTCTGTTCTTTCAGTATTGGTCTTTTTGTTCTCGTACAGTGCAGGTTTGGTTTATTTCGGAAGGAAAGGAAGCAAAGAAAGAGAATATGTAGCATATAGTAAACTGACAAATGTCAAGCACCTACAGCAAGCAAGCAATAAG ATTCCAGTGTTAGAAAGCTTGGTTACAAGAATGAATTTTGAGGAACTGAGCGTAGCAGCAAACAATTTCAGCAAAAACAACATCATAGGGATGGGAAAGATGGGAGCAGTGTACAAAGCCACAGTTTCTAATGGCAATTGGTTCCTAGCCATTAAAAGAATACCCAACTCTCAGAATTTTGATCATGAATTCTTCTCAGAAGTAATGGCTCTTGGTAGATTGAAGCACCCTAATATAGTGAGACTCTTAGgtttctcctctaaagacaaggAAAAGCTTTTAGTTTACAAGTATGAACCAAATGGAAGCCTCTATGAGCGGCTGCATTCTATGAAAGGTGAGACTCAGACCATGGAGTGGCCTGTAAGGGTGAAAATTGCGGTCGGCCTGGCGAGAGGTCTAGCATGGCTCCACCATAACCACTACTTGCCAACCGCTCATCTTAATGTAAGCTCAAAATGCATCCTACTTAATCCTAAGTTCGAACCGAAGCTGTCAAATTTTACAGGTGCAATCTTCTTCAATGCTAACAATACTAAGGTTGCAAAGAGCAAGACTTGTGAACTGGGTCATATGAAGAAGGATGTTTACAGCTTTGGAGTTGTGCTTCTTGAGCTTATAACAGGAAAGAAACCAAGTGAAACGAATGATTCAAGAAATCCTGAGAGGACTTCTGATGTCTGTTATGATCTTGATGAAGTTGTTGACAAGTCCTTAATTTGGAAAGAATTTGATGGTGAAATTATTCAGCTACTGAGAATTGCATGTGATTGTGTGCAGCCTTTGCCTGATGAAAGGCCAACTATGGTTCAGGTGTATAAAACATTAAGGGCTATGGGGGAGAAGTATGGCCTTAGTGATGACTCTCAGACATCAACACTGCTAATTTTTGAGATGGATCCTTGGAGATTACAGGTAAAATGA